CTGGATATCTCTCCTCGCGCCCTGGATCTCGCTGCCCAACGGCACCCAGGCCTACGGAGAGTGGAGGGGCTGGCCGAAGATCCGCCGCTGGCCGATGGCAGCTTCAACGCGATCCAGATGAGCGTGGCCCTGCACGAATTTCCCCGCAGCGATCGGGAGCAGGTGCTGCGCAGTGCCCTGCGGCTGCTGAAACCCGGCGGCTGGTTGGTGGTGGTGGATCTGCACCCGGCTGGGCCCTGGCTGAAGCTCCCCCAACAACTGTTTTGCGCCCTGTTTGAAACCGACACCGCTACCGCCATGCTGGAAGACGACCTCCCCGCTCAACTGGAGCAACTTGGGTTCAGCGGAGTGACCCAGGAGCTGCTGGCGGGACGGGCCCTGCAGCGCATCACCGCCACTCGCCCTCGATAAGTTCCAATCAACACCCCCCTTCCATGAGCAACCACGACCTCGATCAATCCGCCGCGGAACTGGGCATGGGGGGCAAACTCGCCCCCGAAGCGGACGACGCCGGCTATCGCAAACGGATGGAACGGCGGCAACAGGTGCAGAAACAGCGGGTGGAGGAGCGAAACAAGGAAAAAGGCTTGGTGCTGGTGTTCACCGGCCAGGGCAAGGGCAAAACCACCGCGGGCCTGGGGCTGGTGCTGCGCACCTTGGGCCATGGGGAACGGGTGGCAATTGTTCAGTTCATCAAGGGGGGCTGGGAGCCCGGCGAGGCGCGGGCGCTGAAAAGCTTCGGCGAACAGGTGAGCTGGCATGCCCTCGGGGAGGGCTTCACCTGGGAGACGCAGGACCGGGAGCGGGATCAACAGCTGGTGGAGGCGGCTTGGCAGACAGCCCTCGGCTATCTCCGCGATGCCAGCGTGAAACTGGTGCTGCTTGATGAGCTCAATGTTGCCCTGAAGCTCGGCTACATCGAGGCCGACTCCGTGATTGCAGGATTGAACGAACGACCGGAGCTCACCCACGTGGCGGTGACCGGCCGTGGAGCACCGGCAGCACTAGTGGAGCGAGCCGATCTAGTGACCGAGATGACCCTGGTGCACCACCCCTTCCGCGAGCAGGGGGTGAAGGCCCAGGCGGGCATCGAGTTTTGAAGGGCTGTTCAGCCCACCTCAGGCCGCTTCAGCAGCCTCGAGATCGTCCTGCAGACAACGGGTGGCCGCGATGAGCACGGAGAGTCCACTCACCAACAGGGCGCGATGCACCACGGGTTCCCGCCAGCAGTCGGGATCATGGCTGGCTCGTTCCAGAGCCGAGAGGGTGAGACGGGCCATCACACCGCTCTGGGTGGCATCGGTCTCTGGCATCAAGCGGCCGCAGTTCACCCATCCAAGCGGCGATCTGAGGACTGTGCCAGTGCTTGCTACTGTC
This genomic interval from Synechococcus sp. UW69 contains the following:
- the cobO gene encoding cob(I)yrinic acid a,c-diamide adenosyltransferase, which codes for MSNHDLDQSAAELGMGGKLAPEADDAGYRKRMERRQQVQKQRVEERNKEKGLVLVFTGQGKGKTTAGLGLVLRTLGHGERVAIVQFIKGGWEPGEARALKSFGEQVSWHALGEGFTWETQDRERDQQLVEAAWQTALGYLRDASVKLVLLDELNVALKLGYIEADSVIAGLNERPELTHVAVTGRGAPAALVERADLVTEMTLVHHPFREQGVKAQAGIEF
- a CDS encoding class I SAM-dependent methyltransferase is translated as MTSFLRPLAYRYRWIYDAVTAVSSLSVGGVDRLRGLGLDALQAQLKPGAAVLDLCCGSGEAAAPWLAAGYAVTGLDISPRALDLAAQRHPGLRRVEGLAEDPPLADGSFNAIQMSVALHEFPRSDREQVLRSALRLLKPGGWLVVVDLHPAGPWLKLPQQLFCALFETDTATAMLEDDLPAQLEQLGFSGVTQELLAGRALQRITATRPR